The DNA region TAAATTCCCCGATACCAACCTGGCAGAATCGCTGCAGCGTATTACCGGTGTTTCTATCAGCCGCCAAAACGGTGAAGGTTCTGAAGTGACCGTGCGCGGTTTCGGTCCCGAAAATAACATGATTACCCTCAACGGGCGCACCATGCCAACGGGCACTACCTATGCGGGCGGAAGCGGCGCAGATGGCACCACTCGCTCGGGCGGCAGCCGCGCGTTTAACTTTGCCAACCTGGCATCCGACAACATTGCCGGCGTCGAAGTCTATAAAACCAGTAAAGCCAATATTGCCACGGGCGGCATAGGCGCAACCATCAATGTTAAAACTGCACGGCCCCTCGACAACCCCGGGTTTAACGCCAGCATCGGTGCCAAGGCCCTGCACGATACCACCAATGTCGCAGGCGATGACATCACGCCGGAAGTATCCGGATTGATAAGCTGGTCGGATGATAACGATGTCTTTGGTGCATCACTGGCGCTGAGTTCACAAGAGCGCAATTCCGGTTCCGCCGGTGTGACGGTTAACAACTGGAACATCGGTGTTTGGGGACAGGACTTTTTGTATGACACCGCACCGGAAAGTGTTTTCGTCAATGCACCGGAAGCGGGCCAACTCTATGCGCGCCCCAATGATTTCCGCTATGCCTTTTCGGATTTCGAGCGCGAGCGCTTAAATGGCCAGTTAACCTTCCAGTATCGCCCGGCTGAAAATATCACCGCCACCGTTGATTACACCTACGCTGACACAGACCTCACCGAGCACCGCGGGGAAGTCACAAACTGGATCCAGAATGGCTCCAATATTGCCGCCGTTGTTTTTGATGACTCTGAAATTGCCACACCACTTAGCATCACGGAAGCCTATAGCGGAACCGTTGATATTGGTTACGAGCAGCAATTCCGCTCGCAAAGCAATACCCTGAAATCCGTCGGTATCAACCTGGATGTACAAATCAGCGATGAATTTAAATTAGTATTCGACGCCCACGACTCATCCCTGGAAAGCTTGCCTACCGGTCCCGGCAAGTCCGGTGAAGTTGCCATAGGCCTTGGTTCGCCTACCGTGAGCGGAAAAACGCTGGACTTCTCGCGCTCCATTCCCACTTATGGATTTGTCACTACGGTTCCGGATAACAACATTACCGAAGACAATGTCGGTTCATCCATTTTGCGCGTTCGCGGTGCAGGCTCAGTTAACGACATTACCCAGATCAAACTGGATGGAGCCTATCAAGCCGATGGAGCACGCTTTGATTTTGGTATTGAAGCGCGCGATATGGAAATGAAAGCTTACCAAACGGCAGAAGTAAACCAGGCACTGGGCAACTGGGGTATTGCCAATCCCGGTGAGTTCGCCGGTATGGGTGTGCTGGAGCGGATTAATGTCCACAGCATGTTTGACGATTTTAATGTCGGCAATAGCCCCGCCATCGGTTTCCGCGGTGACGCAGTTGAACTGACGCGCATCTCCAATACACTCTATCCCGATAGCTGTTTGTGTGTGGCAGATGCCAATGCGTCGGACGATTACATCGAGGAAAAAACACAGGCGTTCTACCTGCAGGTAGGTTTTGATGGCGAAATCGGCCAGTTCCCCATCAGCGTATTAACAGGGCTTCGTTACGAAACGACGGATGTCACCTCCTCCAGCGTTGTAACACCGGTAGCGTATATGCTCTGGGAAAACAATAACGATTTCTCAACGGTCTATACCAACACCACCATATCAGCAGGCGAAAAAGCAAGTTACGACCATTTGCTGCCCAGCCTTGATCTGAAAATGGATTTGACCGAGAACCTGGTCGCACGCGCTGCCTTCAGCAAAACGATTGCCCGTGCCGACTTCGGTGATATGAGCTTCGCACCCAGCGAATTTGATATGACGGGCTCGACCTTCAATGGCTATTTGCCAACAGCAACCTCCGGAAACCCGGGGCTTCTGCCACTTGAATCCAATAACTTTGACCTTTCAATAGAATATTACTTCGACGACTCAAGCTATGCGTCTGTCGGTTTCTTTGAAAAACGCGTTATCAATTTTATTGGCCAGGGCCAGGAGCTGAGAAGCTTCTATGGTATTAGGGACCAGTCTTCAGCGAGCAGCCAACGCGTACAGGCAGCGGTAGCCGAATTGAGGGATCTGGGATTACAAACCGACGATACCAATCTCTATGCCATGATGGTACTGCAGGCGCATCCGGAAGCACTGAATGCGACCAATGGCAATGGCGACCTGATATTCCCCAACGGGGTATTTGAAGGCACAGGCGAACAACTGTTGCTATTGGGTGAAACCAATGGCTGGGATATTGCGCCCAATGGTGATGATCCGGAATCTGAATTCCTGACCAGCACCCCTGTTAACGATAAAGAGGCAAAAATCTACGGTGCCGAATTTGCCGTACAGCATTTCTTCGGTGACACAGGCTTCGGTGTACTGGCCAACTACACCCTCGTCCGCGGGGATGTGAAGTTCAACAACACCGGCTCACCGGAAGAGGCCCAATTCGCGCTAACCGGTCTGAGTGATACCGCCAACCTGGTATTGATGTATGAAAACCACGGCATCGAAGCGCGCCTGGCTTACAACTGGCGCGATAAGTTCCTCACTGAAACCAACCAGGGCTCTTCACGTAACCCACGCTACGTAGAGGCCTATTCACAAATCGATTTAAGTGTCAGTTATGCTCTCACTGATAACCTGACTATTTCAGCCGAAGGTATTAATATAACCGGTGAAGATAGTCGTGAGCACAACCGCAACTCCCGGATGCTTCGCTATGCCGATGACCTGGGTGCACGCTATGCTCTGGGTATGCGTTACAAGTTCTAAGCAAGCCAGGTTGTATGGAATAAAAAGCTGCATGGAACAAGAAAGCCGCTGTCTGCCAGCGGCTTTTTTATCTGCCCTTAATCCAATAAAAAATGTTAACGGGAGTACAGCGATGACACGCTATGTAATGCTCAATAATCTGGATCACATTGGCATTAAGGTAAACGAGCACTTTATGCCTGAGCAAGGCGACAACAAAGCGGCTGTACTGACATTTCCTACCGAATTCTCCAATGTCCAAAAAGAATATCCCATACTACTGTCCAGGGACCCTGCCACAGGTAATTTCCAGGCTGTCGCGTTGCTCGGCCTGCAAAAGGATGAGAACCTGTTCCTTGAACCAATCCCGGAGACTGATCATTGCTCCTGGTCTGGCCAATACATCCCGGCAGTACTGGCAAAAGGGCCATTTATCACAGGAATACAAGAGGATATGGATGGTCGTCAGGAGGCTATGGTCTATATAGACCTGGATAGCCCCAAACTTGGCGAAGGCTCCGGAAAATCACTTTTTCTAGCACACGGAGGCAATAGTCCCTATCTGGACTACGTCACCAGGCTGCTCTCCATTATCCAGCAGGGCAAAGCTGTTGGTGACGCCATGTTTGCTGCACTGGCTAAACTGGACTTAATAGAACCTATCACCATTAATATTGACCTCGCCAATGGCAGCAAGATAAAACTTAGCGGCTACTACACGATTAGTGAAGAAAAACTCTCCCAACTTACCGGTGAGGTGTTAGAGCAACTTAATAAGCAGGGTTATTTACAGGGCGTTTTTTTGATTATCAATTCCCTGTCGAATATTGAAAAATTGATCAAGCTGAAAAATGCTCGCCTGTAGATAGGCTTTAACCACCGACCAATAGCGCCATTTTTGCCATGCACAATATTATGAAAAAAACTGTGGTTGTTGAAGGTTATGATCCAAAGACCATTCCAGCAGAGGTAATCCAATCACCGGAGCCAGTTGTGCTAAAGGGTTTGGTTAAGGATTGGGAAATCGTTAAGGTGGCAAGCCGCTCCGCAACCGCGGCCGTGGATTACCTAAAGTCGCACTACAACGGTAAATTATCCCTGGTCAATATTGGACATCCCCACATAGAGGGACGTTATTTTTATAACGAAGACATGTCTGCATTGAACTACGATACACAGAGGATGCCGATTGATGAGGCCCTGGATTTAATACTGGCCAGTGAAACGGACCCGGAACATCCCTCCTACTATATTTCATCCAACGGTATTGACTCTCACTTTCCCGGCCTGCAACTCAAGAACGACCTGCAATTACCACGCGCAGTAAAAGATTATCCGGTGTATCCGCCGGATGTAAAAATCTGGATAGGCACCCGCTCCACGGCCACCTGCCATTATGATGCATTGGAAAATATCGCCTGTTGTGTTGCAGGCAGGCGGCGCTTTACCCTTTTCCCTCCCGCACAATTTGAAAATTTATACTTTGGCCCTCTCAGCCCAACACCGGGTGGACAGGCAATCAGCCTGGTTGACTTCCAAAATCCGGATTATGAAAAACACCCCAATTTCAAACTCGCCGAGCAAGCGGGGCAGGTTGCCGAACTGGAACCTGGTGATGCGGTTTTTATTCCCAGCATGTGGATGCACCATGTAGAGGGTTTAAGCCTATTTAATATCCTCATTAATTACTGGTGGGATGATGCCCCCGCTTATACCGGTTCAGGCATGAACCTGCTCTACCATGCCCTGCTCAGTTTGCGCGATAAACCCGCCCATGAAAAAGCCGCCTGGAAGCACCTGTTTGATTATTATATTTTTGGTG from Cellvibrio japonicus Ueda107 includes:
- a CDS encoding TonB-dependent receptor, producing the protein MYKTTSFKKNILATVIASAALTGLSSGVLAQSNDSVEEVMVTGIRASLDRAMDVKRESAGVVDSINSEDIGKFPDTNLAESLQRITGVSISRQNGEGSEVTVRGFGPENNMITLNGRTMPTGTTYAGGSGADGTTRSGGSRAFNFANLASDNIAGVEVYKTSKANIATGGIGATINVKTARPLDNPGFNASIGAKALHDTTNVAGDDITPEVSGLISWSDDNDVFGASLALSSQERNSGSAGVTVNNWNIGVWGQDFLYDTAPESVFVNAPEAGQLYARPNDFRYAFSDFERERLNGQLTFQYRPAENITATVDYTYADTDLTEHRGEVTNWIQNGSNIAAVVFDDSEIATPLSITEAYSGTVDIGYEQQFRSQSNTLKSVGINLDVQISDEFKLVFDAHDSSLESLPTGPGKSGEVAIGLGSPTVSGKTLDFSRSIPTYGFVTTVPDNNITEDNVGSSILRVRGAGSVNDITQIKLDGAYQADGARFDFGIEARDMEMKAYQTAEVNQALGNWGIANPGEFAGMGVLERINVHSMFDDFNVGNSPAIGFRGDAVELTRISNTLYPDSCLCVADANASDDYIEEKTQAFYLQVGFDGEIGQFPISVLTGLRYETTDVTSSSVVTPVAYMLWENNNDFSTVYTNTTISAGEKASYDHLLPSLDLKMDLTENLVARAAFSKTIARADFGDMSFAPSEFDMTGSTFNGYLPTATSGNPGLLPLESNNFDLSIEYYFDDSSYASVGFFEKRVINFIGQGQELRSFYGIRDQSSASSQRVQAAVAELRDLGLQTDDTNLYAMMVLQAHPEALNATNGNGDLIFPNGVFEGTGEQLLLLGETNGWDIAPNGDDPESEFLTSTPVNDKEAKIYGAEFAVQHFFGDTGFGVLANYTLVRGDVKFNNTGSPEEAQFALTGLSDTANLVLMYENHGIEARLAYNWRDKFLTETNQGSSRNPRYVEAYSQIDLSVSYALTDNLTISAEGINITGEDSREHNRNSRMLRYADDLGARYALGMRYKF
- a CDS encoding cupin-like domain-containing protein, with amino-acid sequence MKKTVVVEGYDPKTIPAEVIQSPEPVVLKGLVKDWEIVKVASRSATAAVDYLKSHYNGKLSLVNIGHPHIEGRYFYNEDMSALNYDTQRMPIDEALDLILASETDPEHPSYYISSNGIDSHFPGLQLKNDLQLPRAVKDYPVYPPDVKIWIGTRSTATCHYDALENIACCVAGRRRFTLFPPAQFENLYFGPLSPTPGGQAISLVDFQNPDYEKHPNFKLAEQAGQVAELEPGDAVFIPSMWMHHVEGLSLFNILINYWWDDAPAYTGSGMNLLYHALLSLRDKPAHEKAAWKHLFDYYIFGDATRAAEHIPEPARGVLGPLTEASSRQLRAMIINKLNR
- a CDS encoding SapC family protein, with the translated sequence MTRYVMLNNLDHIGIKVNEHFMPEQGDNKAAVLTFPTEFSNVQKEYPILLSRDPATGNFQAVALLGLQKDENLFLEPIPETDHCSWSGQYIPAVLAKGPFITGIQEDMDGRQEAMVYIDLDSPKLGEGSGKSLFLAHGGNSPYLDYVTRLLSIIQQGKAVGDAMFAALAKLDLIEPITINIDLANGSKIKLSGYYTISEEKLSQLTGEVLEQLNKQGYLQGVFLIINSLSNIEKLIKLKNARL